Sequence from the Alkalispirochaeta americana genome:
TAGCCCGAAGGAACTCCCAGCAACTCCTTGATGAGATCGATCGTGGCGGTGTGAACCGCATCGTACTCTTTGCTGCGATGGCTGGTCTCTATGAGGGATAATCCTGATCCTTCATAGTCTACCAGATTTTTCTGCGCCTCCTGCAGAGCCTCCACCGGAAGTGTGGCGGGTCCCGCGTAAAAGTTGTACACCCGTGCCATAGTACTCTCCCTGTCAAAAATTTGGTGCATAGTTTAACGATATCGGCTGTGTTAATCCAGTGCGAATCCTGATCGAAAAAATCGAATCCCTAAATATCTGGTCCTCCCGGCCGATACCTAGGGGTATGAGAGGACCAATGATTACCCGGTTCCGGATCAAATCGAATCCGGAACGGAGCGAGTTCCTGGAAATCATCGGACGAACCCCGCAGGGTCTGCAGGTTCGTATTGTGCGGCACCACGAGGGATACGATACGGTCGACGAGAGCTTCATGGACCACGATCTCTTTGAAACCTGCCTCAAGACAGGATACCTCACCGAGATTGATGCTCCGAGGGAAGCCCCCGGGGAAGACCAGCCCCGGGAATCGGGGAGCGTCTCCTCGGTTGCCTGAAAAACTGCCTGATCATGACCGGGACAACTCCTCTTCCGGGGTGATCATCGCGGGCGCGGGACCCACGGGGCTGCTCCTGGGGAATCTTCTGGGAGCAGCAGGACGACGAGTGACGATCCTGGAAGCAGCACTCCGTCCCGGCCCGGTGGAGGAATCCCGTGCGATCGGGATTACCCCGCCCTCCCTGGAGATACTTGAGGAGGCCGGCCTCATTGAGGATTTTCTGGGATCAGGCCTCCCTATCCACCATGCTGTTGTTCACGGCACCCGCCGGTTCCTGGGAGCGCTTTCCTTCTCGGGTGTCCACCCACGCTTTCCTTTCATCCTGTCCCTGCCCCAACAGGTTACCTGCTCCCTGCTCAGGGAAGGGCTTCGACGGTATCCACAGGTTGAGTTTCAGCCGGGAAGACGGGTTCAAAGAATTACCCCGGCATCTCCGGGAATGACCGTTTCCTGCAGCGACGGATCTTCCTGGCGAAGCCGGTACATCCTGGGAGCTGACGGTCTGCGCAGCACCGTAGCAGAAGAGGCAGGAATCTCCAGACGGGTTCACCGTTATAGGCAATCCTTTTTTATGGCAGATTTCCCCGATGCGGGAGAGTTCGGCACCGATGCCCACCTCTGGTTTACACCCGGGGGAGCGGTTGAATCATTCCCGCTTCCCGGGGAAAAGCGCCGGTGGATCGTGCAGCTTCCCCCGGAGGAGGCTCATTTTGATCAAGTCAGCCCCGATCTGGAGGCTCTGGTTCTTGCAAGAACGGGTTTCGTTCTTGATCGGACGCAGCGTCTCTGGGAGAGCCCTTTTCATCCGGCCCGCACCGAGGCAGACCGTTTCTGGCAAGGCCCTATCTTTCTTGCCGGTGACGCCGCCCACACCATGAGTCCCATTGGCGGTCAGGGGATGAACACCGGCTTTGCCGATGCAGAGCTTCTGGCCGCTGTGGTGGAGCACCTCTTCCAGGACCAGCGGCAGGATGAGAAACCCGCTACGCCCGGCCGGTATCAGCGTGTTCGACGACGCGCCGGCCGATCGGCGGCCAATCGGGCGGCCCTGGGCATGGGCCTGGGAACACTGCGGGGGTATATCACCTCCCTGGCTAGGAATGCTCTTGTTGCCTTTCTGCTCTCTCCTCCCTTTCAGCGGTTCACGGCCCGGCACTTTGCCATGCGTACCATTCCCCGGGGTCGTCGGAGCAGCGCCCTCCGCCCCGGCCCGGGGCGCTTCGTTTTTTCTTGCCTTTCCCCGGTGACCAAGGTACTTTCATCGGGCCATGAAAGAAAAAAAAGCCCGGGGCGGTAACGCTCCCTTCCCGGCCTTCCCCTCCCCCCCGGGGGCTTCGGTCTGGCTTCAGGGTATCGCCACAGCGGTACCTGCTCACACCTATTCACAGAACGAGGCCCGGGAGTTCATGCGAAGAGTTCCCCATTTCACCCCAAAGGAACAACGTTTCCTGGACCGTTTGTACCAGGGAACGGGGATCGAACATCGCCATTCTGTCCTGGCCGATTTTGGCAAGAAGAGCGAGGAATACTCCTTTTTTTCCCGTGATCCATCGTTGCTCCCCGAACCCTCGCCGGCCCGGAGAAACGATCTTTTCATCGTGGAAGCGGAAAAGCTGACGGTCCAGGCGGTGTCACAGCTCTTTCAGGAACTGTCCTGGCTTGAGCCTTCCTCGGTTACCCACTTGATCACCGTGACGTGCACCGGTTTTTCTGCTCCCGGCTTTGATTACCAGGTCGTGCAAGCCCTGAATCTCCCCCCGAATATCCTGCGCCATAACATCGCCTTTATGGGGTGTTACGCTGCCTTTCCTGCGCTCCGAATGGCCCACACCATCTGTTCTGCCCATCCCAAAGCCCGGGTGCTGATCGTGGATGTGGAGCTCTGCTCACTTCATGTTCAGTTCAAACCGGATCCCGACACCCTGGTGGCAAATGCACTATTTGCCGACGGTGCGGCAGCAGCCCTGGTCTCGGGAGATCTTTCCGGGGACGCTTCCCCGCTGTTCCGGATGGATTCCTTTGCTTCGAGGATTCTCCCCGACAGCACCGGGGCCATGTCCTGGCGCCTGGGGGAGAAGGCCTTCGACATGACTCTCTCGGCCTACGTTCCAAAGCTGATACGGGAGAACCTGAACAGCCTTCTCGAGGAGTCTCTGGCAGAAAGCGGTCTCTCGCTCCGGGATATCGCCCTGTGGGCGATCCATCCCGGGGGAAAAGCGATCCTCGATAAAGCCCGGGAAGCCCTGGGGCTGGATGACACGGATCTTGAAGACTCCTGGGAGATTCTGCGAAACTACGGCAACATGAGCTCCGCCACAATTTTCTTTGTCCTGCGCCGCATGGCAGAACGCGCCCGCACCGGGCCTGTCTTTGCCGCAGCCTTTGGCCCCGGGCTTACCATCGAGACAGCCTGCCTGGAAAAGGTTGCCCCGTGAAACACGCCCTGAAGTGGTATCCGGCCCAAAGAAGCCAGGAACAGGAGCTCATGGACGATACCTTGAGCGATCCGACGCTCCTCGGCCGAACCCTGAACCAGTTTTCCCTGATAAACCTTCTCTTCTCCCGCATGAGAGGCCTGGTGCGACAATTCATTCTGGACGACATCATTGCCAGTGGACCGCACAGAGAGGGAACTCCGATCTCGGTTCTTGATGTGGGAGCCGGGGCCTGCGATATCCCCCTGTGGCTTCTGGCAGAGGCCCGAAAGAAGGGCCTCCATCTGGAGATCACCTGCCTCGACCACGACCCCCGGGTGGCAGACTACGCACGGCGGAGGACCGCCCGGGAGCCAGCGATCACCATCCAGGAGGGGTCAGCCCTGGAGATCAGCCAGCCCTTTGATTACATCATGGCAAACCATCTGCTCCACCATCTGACGGAGACCGACATTGCCCTGTTTCTGGATCGCTCCTACCAGGCTTGTCGCAGGCGGTTGCTCCTGAACGATCTCCTGCGGTCCTACTGGTCCCTGGCGGGGTTTTCTCTCTTTGGAGCGCTCTTTCTGCACCGGAGCTTTGCCCGTGCCGACGGAACTCTCTCCATACGGAGGGGCTTCCGTCCCGACGAGTTGAAGCAGCTACTGGACCACAGCCCCTGGAGATCAGCCAGCACCGGCCAGGGGACCCCTCACCCCCTCACCCTGCTGGGAAGGCGTATCCCCGGCAGGGTTTTCCTGGTAGCCGACAGGCGCTCCTGCGGGGGACCATCCCCTATTCCCAGGACGACTATTCCCAGGACGACAACCGTTCCCGGGCAACGGCAAGATCCATGCGCTGACGAACGCGGGGACTCTCCACAGCCGAGAGTTCCCCGATAACCCAGCGAATTATCTCCAGGGCTTCCTCGCGGTCGTTCTGCTCCTTCAGGGAAACAATACCTTCGTAGGCCAGACCCCGTTCCAGCACCGTCTCGGCTGTTCGATACGCCTCGGCCATGCGGTTCTGGCGGCGTTCGCGTTTTCGCACGCTGTTGTTTCTTGTCCATAGCGAGGTGGCCAGGTCGATGTAATGATCGAAATACCGTACCGGCACCAGCCCCGCAGCCCGCTGCTCCTCGTAGAGATCGATGGCACGACGTCCCAGGGAAACCGCCCCATCGTTACTGCCAAAGGAGATGGGCCACCCCGGCAGCTCCCGGTAGACCTGACCCAGCACGTAATAGCCCTCGGCCAGTTCAGGATCCCGTTCCAGGGCATCCACCAGATAATCGCGCACCGTGGAGGCCTGGAAGAGGGAATTAAAGATGCCCCGCAGCTGGGCACGACGCCCGGCCGTGGCGGCCAGCCAGAAATGAGTCTGGGCATGGTCGGGAAAAAACTCCGCCGCCATCTCGGCGTAGCTATGGGCCTCGTCGTACAACGCAGAGGCCTCATCTTTCTCCATGGTCTCCTGCCAGAGCGAGAGATCAGCCACGGCTACAAGAGAGCGGGCCTTGCGCCAGAGGATCTCGCCCCGCTGAGGCCCCTCCCAGACACGGGAGAGCTGGTCCTCCAGGAGAGCAGCCACTACCTCGTTATCGTCCACGTAGTGATAGGCATCGATCCGCTCCAGGGCTTCACCGAACTCACCTTCCCACTCTACGGTGAGGGCAGGTACGACGAGGAGGGGGGCTGCCAGAAAAAGAATCGCCCACAAAAACCGCACCATCTGTTTTTCCCGCGTCCATTTTGCCCGGTGCCCTGAAATTTCCCCGGCGCAGGGAGAGATTTGAAAAAAGAGTCCTTCTTTTGTCATATTTTCTTTCCAATTCGGGTCTTTCTCGTTACTTTCTTGCCTATGAATAACCATGACATTGAGGAGATTGTACAGCTTTCGCGGGAAATCGGACAGAGCCCCCGTGGAGCAGGCAGCACACGAGGAATTGTCTCAATCAAAGACGAAAAAACACTGGCTCTGAGCGAACCGGGTCACGTTCTGACTGATCTTGGTCCGGAGCACTTTCGCCGACTTGATCGCGCCCACCTTGATTCGATTGCACCTCCCCGGAATCCCCCCATACTCGAAGACCTCATAGCAGAAACGGAAACTCTGATGCACGCGCTGTTTCCCCGGCGAATCGTTTTTCATACCCACCCCACGGAACTGAACGGCCTCACCTGCTCCAGAGAGGGGGCCGCAGCAGCCCGGGAACTCTTCGGGGATCGGGCGCTGTGGATACCCACGGTAAACCCGGGATACATTCTGGCCCGCACAATCTACGACCTGGTTGAGCAGTGGCGTGCCGATCATGACGGAGCGTACCCTTCCCTGCTGATCATGCAGAATCATGGCCTGGTGGTAACAGGGGATACGGCAGATGATATCAGGAACGCGCACCGGGAGGTAACAGAGGCCCTGGAGAGGGCGATCACGATTCGCCCCGATACCAGGGAGGGTGAAACGGACCCTTTCTTTCTGGAAGACCTTCGAGACTACGCCGCCCATGCAGTAGCAGAGTATCGGGCCGCCCACGGAGATTCGCTGAATCCGCCTGAGACCATAACCTTCACTTCACCGGAGCTGATCTCCCGGGCAACCAGCCCCGAGACCTTTGCCCCACTGACGGGGGCCCTCACCCCGGATCACATCGTCTACAGCGGCCACCGGCCCTGCTACATCTCCCCCGTCTCCCGGGAGGCCCTGCGGGCGGAGGTTCACAGCGAAATTCTGGAGTTTTGCTATGCCCAGGACGCCACCCCCAGGATCGTCGTTGCGGGTGATCTGGGAGCAGTCGCCCTGGGGGACACCGAGAAAAAGGCCCGCCTTGCCATGGAACTCTTCCTGGACGCCCTGAAGGTGACTCGTCTTGCCGAAAACTTCGGCGGTGTCCAGGCGATGCCCGACGATCAGGTGGAGTTCATTCGCACCTGGGAAGTGGAGCAGTTCCGCGAAGCCGTGAGCACTGCCGGGAACTGATACATCGGGCACCTGATCGGCCGAACAACAAAGCGACCTCTCCCGGCAGGGCATTCCTCGCCGGGACGGTCTTCGTCCGGAGGTCACCCGTATGCGCGAAGGACCTCGTCGGCGATAATCTTGAGCCCCTCTTCCACCACGGCCGGATCCTGGCCGTAATTGATCCGGAGACACTCTCGGGAGTGGGGCCACTCGGCCAGGTCAGGGTCTCCAAAAAAGAAGTATTCTCCCGGAACCACCAGAACACCCCGTTTCTTGAGTCTTTCGTAGAGCTCCCGCGATGAAATGGGAAGCCCCTCCATCCAGAGCCAGACAAAGAGCGATCCTTCGGTACGATGTACCGACCAGGGAAGATTATCGGGAAAGACCTGGGCAAAAACCCGGTGAGCATGCTCGGCCCGCTCCCGGTAAAAGGGCATGATTGTCTTCCGGGCCACCTCCAGGAGGCTTCCATCCCGGAGAAGCGGCTCCACCAGATACTGTCCCACCGTTGTGTTGGCAAGGCTCAAGACCGCGTTGGCCCTGCTCAGGGCCGAGACGATCTCGGGACGGGCCACCATAATACCCGTCCGTGTGCCCGGAAGCCCGATCTTGGAGAGGCTCATTCCCAGAACGATATTTTCGTTCCACAGGGGTTGGGCGGAACCATCGATCACATCGTCAAAAATAATGTGCGGGAAAGGAATACCGTAGGCGTTATCCACAATCAGGGGCACCTGGTAGCGTCGGGCCAGCTCGTCAAGAGTGGTCATCTCCTGATCGGTCAGGACGTTTCCCGAAGGATTCGTGGGCCGGGAAACACAGATGGCGCAGATTCGCTCCCCCCCGGAGGCCGATGCGGCAAGACGTTCCTCAAGGGCCGTGAAATCCACGTGGTACTTGTGGAGGTGATCTCCCAGCCGTTCAATCAGCGGGCGGCAGGCAATAAAGTTATCGGGGCTCATGGTCTGATCGGCGTAGCCAATATATTCGGGCATCAGGGGGAAGAGTATCCGCCCCGGCCGGGAATCATCGCTCCTGCCATAGGCCCCGGTGAGCATATTGAAGAGAAGATAGAAGGCGGTCTGACTCCCGTTGGTGATGGCCACGTTCTCGGGACCAAGGGACCACCCGAACTCCCGGTTCAGAAGCTCCGTGAGGGCGCGGATAAACGAGGGTTGTCCCTGGGGCGTATCGTAATTGGCCAGCATACGCTCCATCTTTCCCTCTTCGGCCAGGATCTCCGTTAGCTGACGCCTCCAAAGATCGTTCACAGGGGAGATATGAGCGGGGTTTCCTCCGCCCAGCATGAGCATGGGAACACCCCCGGCGAGGGCTTTCCCCATATCATCCATAAGGTCCATAATTCCCGTGGGGCCGCCAAAGATCGCGCCAAAATCAGAAAAACGCATGGCCGGGATTATATAGATTCATCAAGACCGTTGAAACAGGGTGCCCACACCGTGTAGCATTCGTGCATTATGGCACGTATTCAAACCTTCAACAAAATCGCCGCCGAGGGCATCGCCCTTCTGGAAGCTCGGGGTCACCAGGTTGGTCCCGATGTACACGATCCCGATGGTATTCTGGTGCGGAGCGCCAAGCTCCAGGACATCACCTTCGGGCCTTCCCTGCGCGGTATCGCCCGCGCCGGTGCAGGTGTCAACAACGTTCCAGTATCCCGCTGTACCGAAGAGGGTGTGGTGGTCTTTAACACCCCCGGATCCAACGCTAACAGTGTGAAAGAGCTGGTGGTAGCGGGGCTCATGCTCTCGTCGCGCAAGATTATTGAAGGGTGCCAGTGGGTGCAAACCCTGGACCCGGCCAAAGTGGACGTGGGCAAAGAGGTCGAGGCGGGAAAGAGCGCCTTCGGAGGCCCCGAGATCGCAGGAAAACGACTCGGTGTGATCGGCCTGGGAGCGATCGGTGTTATGGTAGCCAACGCAGGAATCTCCCTGGGCATGGAGGTGGCAGGATACGATCCCTACCTTTCGGTGAACTCGGCCTGGGGACTCTCCCGTTCGGTTCTGCGTGCTACCAGTCTGGAGGCTCTTCTGGCCGACTGCGACTATATCTCCATCCACGTTCCCCTGAACGACGAAACCCGGGGAGTCATCAACGCCGACCGTCTGAACAAAACAAAAAAGGGCGCCCGGTTTTTGAACTTCTCCCGCGATGCCCTGGTGGACGACCAGGCCATGGTGAAGGCCTTGAAGGACGGCACAATATCAACCTACGTGACTGACTTTCCCACGGCCGCGCTCCTGGGGAACCCCGGCGTAATCGCCATCCCTCATCTGGGAGCATCTACACCCGAGGCCGAGACCAACTCCGCCATCATGGCGGCCCAGCAACTGGCTGATTTCCTGGAACAGGGAAACATCAAGCACTCCGTAAACTTCCCCGAATGCATAATGGACGGCAACGGCGGAGACCGGATTATCCTGGCCAACAAAAACGTTCCCAACATGGTAAGCCGCATCACCACTATCCTGGCCGAAGCAGAGCTGAACATCTCGGACATGCTCAACCGTCACCGCGATGATCTGGCCTACAACATCATCGACGTGGACCAGACGATCTCGGCGGCCACAGTGGAAAAACTTCAGGCCATCGATGGCGTTGTCATGGCACGGGTGGTACCGGGAGGAGCCGGGTGAGGCCACGCATCACTGTCCCGGCGTGGCTCCTGGCGGGAACGCTCCTTCTGATCTGGCCGATCTGGCCGGGAGTGCACGAGGTTTCGGCGGAAGAGCCCCTTCCGCCGGGCCTCTACGCCCGAATGGAGACCACCCGGGGAGAGATCCTCCTCGAGCTGGAACAGGATCGCACCCCCCTGACGGTAATGAACTTTGTGGGCCTTGCCGAGGGAACCATCTCCCACTCCCGGGATGGAGGGGGGCGTTTTTTCGACGGCCTCACCTTTCACCGGGTGATCCAGGATTTCATGATCCAGGGGGGAGACCCCACCGGCACGGGCCGGGGAGGTCCGGGCTACCGCTTTCCCGACGAGTTCCACCGGGAACTGCGTCACGACGGCCCGGGGGTTCTCTCCATGGCCAACGCCGGACCGGGAACAAACGGCAGTCAGTTCTTTATTACCCATGTGGCAACCCCCTGGCTGGACAACCGCCACAGCGTCTTCGGACGGGTTCTTCGGGGCCAGGCCGTGGTTGATTCCATCCGCCAGGGAGACCGGATTCAGCGCGTAGAGATTCTGCGCCGGGGAGCTGCGGCCGAGGCGTTTCAGGTAACCCAGGAGATCTTCGACCAGGCCCTGCGCCGGGCCGGCGGCTCCTGAGCCGGAACTTCCGTGGCAAAACGAAAGTCCCTCCAGGTCTGCAGTTCCTGCGGCCATCAGGAATCGAAGTGGCTGGGCCAATGCCCCGCCTGCGGCGAGTGGAACACCCTGGAGGAACGCCTCCCCGAGCCGGAACGGCCGGGACACTTCCTGCAGGACCTCGCCACGCCCCAGCAAAGTGCGCTCCTTTCCCAGGTGGCGGCCCCTGCCAGCGCCCGCCTCTCCACGGGGATCGGGGAGCTTGATCGGGCCCTGGGAGGCGGCCTCATGGAGGGGTCCACGGTTCTGATCGGGGGCGAGCCGGGGATCGGAAAGTCCACGCTCCTTCTCCAGGCGGCAGCATCGGTCCAGGCAGGACCTGTCCTTTACGTGAGCGGCGAGGAGAGTCCTGCCCAGATTCGCCAGCGGGCAGACCGCCTGGGAATCTCCCAGGCCCCACTTCATCTGCTTTGCAGCGCCCATATGGGAACAATCCAGGAGGAGCTGAAACGGCTCGACCCCAGGCTGGTTATCGTTGACAGCGTCCAGACCATGATCGTCCCCGAGGCGGGGGCCGTTCCCGGAACGATCAACCAGATAAAAACCGTAACTCATGAGCTTGCCGAGTGGAGCCGCCTTCGGGGTGCCCAGGTGATCCTTGTTGCCCACGTAACCAAGGAGGGGCAAATTGCCGGACCCAAGGTAGTTGAACATCTGGTAGATGCCGTTCTCCTCTTTGAACAGTCCGGCAGCGACCTGCGCTTTCTCCGGGCCACCAAAAACCGTTTCGGTGCAATCGAGGAAGTAGGAATCTTTACCATGGAGCAAACGGGGCTGGTAGAGCTGACAGATCCCGGCCGGATTTTCCTGGGCACAGACCGTACCAGCCCGCCCCCAGGGGTTGTAGCTGCCCCCTGCTACGAGGGATCCCGCGTTCTGGTGGTAGAAATCCAGGCCCTCACCGTCCCCGCCAAGGGAGCGGTATCCCGCACCTTTTCGGACCGGATCGATAACCGTCGGGTATCCCGGGTCGCGGCAGTGCTGGAGAAACATCTGGGGGTAACCTTCTCGGATCAGGATATCTACATTAACGTGGCTGGAGGGATCAGGATTCAGGATGTAGCGATCGATCTGCCACTGGCTGTGGCACTCTTCTCGGCCCGCCAGGGCAAGGAACTCCCCTCGGGAGTCCTGGCCACGGGAGAACTCTCGCTGGCAGGAGAGGTGCGGCCCGTTTCACACCGGGCTCAACGCATCAAAGCGGCCGAGGAGATGGGCTTTTCGCGTCTTATCGGACCACCTGGCGCAGCGGGATCGACGACAAGCCAGATCCACTGGATGGAGGCACCCCGGATCGCCCAGGCAATCCGCCAGGCCTTTACGGCGAACCCCTGACGGTTCACCGGGCCAGCGCAAAAGCACCCGACCCGGAAACCACCTGACCCGAAAAGCAGCTGAAAATCAACCAAAAAGCAGGGGAAGGGCGATAAAGGTCCCAATGGAGCTTCCCACGCTGGAGAGCAGGAAGACCAGAAGAATGCGGGTGAGCCTGTTCCGGTAGAAGCCCCGTACAGAGACGATATCGTCGTTGAGACGCTCAAAATCGGCTACCCGGGGTTTCCGAAGGAAGGCCTCCACCAGCCCCGTGACAAGGCCCACCCCCACGGTGGGATTCATGGAGGTGATCGGTGCTGCCGCGAAGGCCAGAAGAATTGTCAGCGGATGCGCCAGGGCTGCCGCCGCGCCCACGGCAGAGAGGGTGCCGTTTACCAGAATCCAGCGGCCCAGGGATTGCAGCCCCCCCTCAAGACCGCCCCGAAAAAAACCCCACAGGATCAGCGACCCCACCACGGCGGGCACCGCGTAGGGAAGTGCCCGGCGGAAGGCCCCCGGCGGGGGGATCTCCTCAAGCTCGGCCTTGTTCACCTGAACTGTTCCGGCCCGAAGTTGCTCCAGAGTCCGGGCAATTCCCGGAACATGACCGGCCCCCACCACGGCAAGAACGCGACGCCCCGGCGCATCATAGATGCTCCGGGCCAGATAGCGGTCCCGCTCATCGATCAGGACTTCCTTTACCTGGGGCAGGTAATCGGAAAGCTCCTGGAGCATGCTTTCCAGCTCGTTTTGCTCCCGCAGCTTGGCCAGGTCCTCCTCGCTTACCTTTTCCCGGGAAAAGGCAGCGGCGATCATGCTGGCCAGAAGTTTGTTTCTGCCCCAAAACCCTGTTTTTGCCCAGGCCCGGCGGAGTGTGGCCGTGACAGGGCGGTCACCGAAGGTGCTGCCAATTCCTTCGGCCGAGGAAGCCTTCACGGCGGCGATCATTTCCTCTCCGGGGGTAACCCCCGTACCGGCGCCCATGCGCCGCTGAAAGGAGGCAAGAACCAGATTGCTCAAAAGCAGAAAAGCCTGGCCTGTGCGAAGAATCTGGAAGATATCCAGCTGGGACCAGTCCCGTTTTTGTGTGACCGACTGGTAGCGCTGGTGGTCGATTTCCACCACCACGTGATCGATCCCGACCTGGCGGATCGTCTCTTCCACGGCCACCACGCTGTCCCGGGAGATATGAGCCGTACCCAGAAGCCAATACTCCCGGGCATCCTCATGGTCGCTCTCCCGAAGAACAACAATCCCGTAGCGGGAGGGGTCGAAAGCAGGAGTTGAAGCAGGCACCTCGCTGGAGGATATCTCACTGGAGGGTATCTCGGTTGCACCGTTGGCAGAATCGTTCACGTGGATAGGTTCCTTTTTTTGCATCGGATCTGTTTTCATGGAGTTTTTTTCCGGGACGTCTCTTTCCGGGAGATATCCTCGGGGGAGGCCTCTTTCGAGGGAGAATCGTCCCCGGAGGGGCTCTCTTCTTCAGCGGAATCCCCCTCGATTGCCGCAATGAAGCGCTTCCGCAGCCCCTCATCGCCAGGGTAGAGATCCAGGGGGATCGCCCCGCCGCCCATATGCATATGACCACCACCGGAGCCGATCCCATCAAGGGCCAGGTGAATCACCACATCGCAGGGGAGTTGATGGTTCTCGCTCCGCACCGAGAGGCGGTGAACATCGCGATCACCGCTTACCACAACCACAAAATGAATTTCCCGAAGGCCCAGGAAAAAATCGGCCACCAGGGCCATCACCTCGGGAGAATAATTACCAGGCAACGCAATGAACGCAAAATCCCGGGCCACAATGCACCCGTCTATGGCCTGCCGGAACGCCGCGAGATCGCTCAGGGAGAGGGAGTTCTTCAGGAGTCTCGCCGCCAGCCGCCAGTCACCCTGACGAAAAAGTACATTAAAAGCGTCCAGGTCCATCTCGGAAACGCCCCGGGTCATGAAGGCTGTATCCATCATGATCCCCAGAAGCAGCGCCGTGGCCACCCTGTTGCTCATGGGTACCGCGACATCACGGTAATACTCAAAGAGGATGGTGGAACAGGCCCCATAACCGCTTCGGATATCGGCGTGGAGCACTTCAGGAGGCCAGGGTGGCGGATGGTGATCTATCACCGCCGTGAGTGTGCCGGGAACTCCCGCCATATTGGAGTTTCCCGCGAAACCGTCCACCACAATGATCTGGGAATCCTCGGGAATCTCCGATTCGCCGATTGATACGATGGATATCTCCAGCTCCCTGATCGCATCGTGCAGGGACTGGCTTTGAAGCGTCCCCCCGTAACAGAGGCGCACCGTAAAGCGGTGCCGCTCCAGAAGCTCGGCCAGGGCGAAGGCCGTGGCAACAGCGTCATGATCGGGGAAATCATGGGCCTGGACCACCACAGGGCGATCCCGGTCCAGGACCTGCAGAAGCGCCTTCAGTCCCCCGGCCTTCACATCCTCCATGACACCACGCCCCGCTTTGCGCTTCCTGGAGGACCCTTCATATCAGGAATCCCCACGAAGCTGCTCATACCGCCTGCGGGCCAGACGAGTTTCCATGAGACCGCGTATATCTGCATCAATGATATCCAAATACAACGCTCGGGCACTGTCAAGGCGTCCAAGCACCTCGTACTGGCCGGCCAGGTAGAAACTGGCCCTCAATCGCGTGAACCGATCCTCCTCACGCGTCACCTGCCGATAGATAAAGGCATCGGACCCCGGGTTCGCGTAGTAGCGGGCCATGTCAGCATAGAGGCCGGATCCGGCAAAATCGCGTCCCCGTTCTTCCAGATAACGCCGTGCCCGGGCTTCCTCACCCGCCATTTTGAGACTCAGACTTGTCAGGAGAAGCAGACCATAATCGGTGGGATCATTGGGGTTGCCCTTCTCCAGAGCGGCCTGAAAACGTTCTGCAGCCTCTGAGAACTGTTGAGCCTCAAATTTCAGGACTCCCAGGGGAGCAAGCGCTGGCTGATAATCGGGGCGCAACTCCAGGGCAGTCTTGTAATCTGC
This genomic interval carries:
- a CDS encoding class II aldolase/adducin family protein, with amino-acid sequence MNNHDIEEIVQLSREIGQSPRGAGSTRGIVSIKDEKTLALSEPGHVLTDLGPEHFRRLDRAHLDSIAPPRNPPILEDLIAETETLMHALFPRRIVFHTHPTELNGLTCSREGAAAARELFGDRALWIPTVNPGYILARTIYDLVEQWRADHDGAYPSLLIMQNHGLVVTGDTADDIRNAHREVTEALERAITIRPDTREGETDPFFLEDLRDYAAHAVAEYRAAHGDSLNPPETITFTSPELISRATSPETFAPLTGALTPDHIVYSGHRPCYISPVSREALRAEVHSEILEFCYAQDATPRIVVAGDLGAVALGDTEKKARLAMELFLDALKVTRLAENFGGVQAMPDDQVEFIRTWEVEQFREAVSTAGN
- a CDS encoding FAD-dependent oxidoreductase, translated to MPEKLPDHDRDNSSSGVIIAGAGPTGLLLGNLLGAAGRRVTILEAALRPGPVEESRAIGITPPSLEILEEAGLIEDFLGSGLPIHHAVVHGTRRFLGALSFSGVHPRFPFILSLPQQVTCSLLREGLRRYPQVEFQPGRRVQRITPASPGMTVSCSDGSSWRSRYILGADGLRSTVAEEAGISRRVHRYRQSFFMADFPDAGEFGTDAHLWFTPGGAVESFPLPGEKRRWIVQLPPEEAHFDQVSPDLEALVLARTGFVLDRTQRLWESPFHPARTEADRFWQGPIFLAGDAAHTMSPIGGQGMNTGFADAELLAAVVEHLFQDQRQDEKPATPGRYQRVRRRAGRSAANRAALGMGLGTLRGYITSLARNALVAFLLSPPFQRFTARHFAMRTIPRGRRSSALRPGPGRFVFSCLSPVTKVLSSGHERKKSPGR
- a CDS encoding methyltransferase domain-containing protein, whose product is MKHALKWYPAQRSQEQELMDDTLSDPTLLGRTLNQFSLINLLFSRMRGLVRQFILDDIIASGPHREGTPISVLDVGAGACDIPLWLLAEARKKGLHLEITCLDHDPRVADYARRRTAREPAITIQEGSALEISQPFDYIMANHLLHHLTETDIALFLDRSYQACRRRLLLNDLLRSYWSLAGFSLFGALFLHRSFARADGTLSIRRGFRPDELKQLLDHSPWRSASTGQGTPHPLTLLGRRIPGRVFLVADRRSCGGPSPIPRTTIPRTTTVPGQRQDPCADERGDSPQPRVPR
- a CDS encoding type III polyketide synthase, whose product is MKEKKARGGNAPFPAFPSPPGASVWLQGIATAVPAHTYSQNEAREFMRRVPHFTPKEQRFLDRLYQGTGIEHRHSVLADFGKKSEEYSFFSRDPSLLPEPSPARRNDLFIVEAEKLTVQAVSQLFQELSWLEPSSVTHLITVTCTGFSAPGFDYQVVQALNLPPNILRHNIAFMGCYAAFPALRMAHTICSAHPKARVLIVDVELCSLHVQFKPDPDTLVANALFADGAAAALVSGDLSGDASPLFRMDSFASRILPDSTGAMSWRLGEKAFDMTLSAYVPKLIRENLNSLLEESLAESGLSLRDIALWAIHPGGKAILDKAREALGLDDTDLEDSWEILRNYGNMSSATIFFVLRRMAERARTGPVFAAAFGPGLTIETACLEKVAP
- a CDS encoding valine--pyruvate transaminase, coding for MRFSDFGAIFGGPTGIMDLMDDMGKALAGGVPMLMLGGGNPAHISPVNDLWRRQLTEILAEEGKMERMLANYDTPQGQPSFIRALTELLNREFGWSLGPENVAITNGSQTAFYLLFNMLTGAYGRSDDSRPGRILFPLMPEYIGYADQTMSPDNFIACRPLIERLGDHLHKYHVDFTALEERLAASASGGERICAICVSRPTNPSGNVLTDQEMTTLDELARRYQVPLIVDNAYGIPFPHIIFDDVIDGSAQPLWNENIVLGMSLSKIGLPGTRTGIMVARPEIVSALSRANAVLSLANTTVGQYLVEPLLRDGSLLEVARKTIMPFYRERAEHAHRVFAQVFPDNLPWSVHRTEGSLFVWLWMEGLPISSRELYERLKKRGVLVVPGEYFFFGDPDLAEWPHSRECLRINYGQDPAVVEEGLKIIADEVLRAYG